Proteins from a single region of Lepus europaeus isolate LE1 chromosome 4, mLepTim1.pri, whole genome shotgun sequence:
- the PWWP2A gene encoding PWWP domain-containing protein 2A isoform X3, whose amino-acid sequence MQLQSNTFQEGIEVKREVNGAALEEPSPVPPPELNLAESLWTSKPPPLFHEGAPYPPPLFIRDTYNQSIPQPPPRKIKRPKRKMYREEPTSIMNAIKLRPRQVLCDKCKNSVVAEKKEIRKGSSVSDSTKYEDKKRRNESVTTVNKKLKTDHKVDGKNQNESQKRNAVVKVSNIAHSRGRVVKVSAQANTSKAQLNTKKVLQSKNMDHAKAREVLKIAKEKAQKKQSETSTSKNAHSKVHFTRRYQNPSSGSLPPRVRLKPQRYRNEENDSSLKTGLEKIRSGKMAPKPQSRCTSTRSAGEAPSETQSPSEGPEEASSEVQDTNEVHVPGEQDEPQTLGKKGSKSNLSVYMTLNQKKSDSSSASVCSIDSTDDLKSSNSECSSSESFDFPPGSMHAPSTSTSSSSKEEKKLSNSLKMKIFSKNVSKCITPDGRTICVGDIVWAKIYGFPWWPARILTITVSRKDNGLLIRQEARISWFGSPTTSFLALSQLSPFLENFQSRFNKKRKGLYRKAITEAAKAAKQLTPEVRALLTQFET is encoded by the coding sequence ATGCAGCTGCAAAGTAACACATTCCAAGAAGGGATAGAGGTCAAGCGCGAAGTGAATGGTGCTGCTCTTGAGGAACCTTCTCCTGTCCCACCGCCTGAGCTGAACTTGGCTGAAAGCTTGTGGACTTCCAAACCACCACCTCTCTTCCACGAAGGAGCACCTTATCCTCCCCCTTTGTTTATCAGGGACACATATAACCAATCAATACCTCAGCCACCTCCTCGGAAAATTAAGCGACCCAAACGAAAAATGTACAGGGAAGAACCCACATCAATAATGAATGCTATTAAACTACGCCCCAGGCAAGTCCTATGTGATAAATGTAAAAACAGTGTCGTTgctgaaaaaaaggaaatcagaaaaggTAGTAGTGTAAGTGACTCTACTAAATATGAAGACAAAAAGCGGAGAAATGAAAGTGTAACTACTGTgaacaaaaaactgaaaactgACCATAAAGTGGATGggaaaaaccaaaatgaaagCCAGAAAAGAAATGCCGTGGTTAAAGTTTCCAATATTGCTCACAGCAGAGGCAGAGTAGTTAAAGTTTCTGCTCAGGCAAATACATCAAAAGCTCAGTTAAATACTAAAAAAGTGCTCCAGAGTAAGAATATGGATCATGCGAAAGCTCGGGAAGTGTTGAAAATTGCCAAAGAAAAGGCACAAAAGAAGCAAAGTGAAACCTCTACTTCCAAAAATGCGCATTCAAAAGTCCATTTCACACGTCGCTATCAGAATCCTAGCTCAGGTTCCCTTCCTCCCCGGGTTCGTTTAAAACCACAGAGGTACAGGAATGAAGAAAATGACTCTTCTCTGAAGACGGGACTTGAGAAAATaaggagtggcaagatggcgccCAAACCCCAGTCCCGCTGCACCTCTACCCGCTCAGCAGGTGAGGCCCCTTCAGAAACGCAGAGTCCCTCAGAAGGCCCTGAAGAGGCCAGCAGTGAGGTTCAGGACACAAATGAAGTGCATGTGCCTGGTGAGCAGGATGAACCACAGACATTGGGCAAAAAGGGCAGCAAAAGCAATCTCTCTGTTTACATGACCCTAAATCAAAAGAAATCTGACTCTTCCAGTGCTTCAGTGTGTAGCATTGATAGCACAGATGATTTGAAATCTTCCAACTCAGAGTGTAGCTCTTCTGAAAGCTTTGATTTTCCTCCAGGCAGTATGCATGCAccttccacctccacttcctcctcttcaaaggaagagaaaaagctcagtaattctttgaaaatgaaaatcttttccAAAAACGTCTCTAAATGCATCACACCAGATGGCAGGACCATATGTGTAGGGGACATTGTTTGGGCTAAGATATATGGCTTTCCTTGGTGGCCAGCTCGTATTCTTACTATAACAGTGAGTCGGAAAGATAATGGCCTATTAATCCGACAGGAGGCCCGTATTTCATGGTTTGGGTCTCCAACAACATCTTTCCTTGCTCTTTCGCAACTCTCTCCCTTTTTAGAAAACTTCCAGTCACGGTTTAATAAGAAGAGAAAGGGCCTATATCGTAAGGCCATCACAGAGGCAGCCAAGGCAGCCAAGCAGCTGACCCCTGAAGTGCGGGCTCTTTTGACACAGTTTGAAACGTGA